In Gimesia sp., the genomic stretch AAGCCGGTGTCGCGATAAACTGGGAACCGGATCGGGAAGAGATCCAGGTGACGCTGCCTGAAGGGGAAGTCAAGCAGATCCTGTTGAACCTGATACAGAATGCGATCCAGGCATCCCCGGAGGGAAGTGCCGTCCGCTTAGAAGTGGGGGCCGGTGATGCTACCGTCAGTGTGGCGGTGATCGATCAGGGGGAGGGGATTCAGCCGACCGATCTGCCGCAGATCTTCGATCCTTTCTTCACGACTAAAGTTGGAGATTCCAAGCAGGGGATGGGCCTGGGGCTGTCGGTGTCACGAAGTCTGATCGAGGCGATGGGAGGCACTATCGAAGTGGCCAGTCAACCGGGAGAGGGGGCTGTCTTTACGGCGAACTTCCCGGTAGCAGATCCTCCCGGGAATCGTTAACGTAAAGCGTTGCTGTCTGAGTTCCATTGATCTGATCCTGAAGTGCAACAGACGAAGAGAAGACATTCATGAGTGAAAAGCAGACCCCGCGAATCCTGATTGCAGACGACGAACCGCTGTATCTGAAAACGACCGGGCAGTTGCTGCGCAAAGCCGGGTTTGACTGCGTTTGTGTTTCCAATGCGGGGGCCGCGATTGAAAAACTGGAAGCGGAGCCCTTCGATCTCATTCTGTCAGACCTGAATATGCCGGGCAATCTCAAGCTGGAACTGCTGCACCAGGGACGCAGTAACTGGCCGCACATTCCACTGATCGTGGTGACCGGCGTGCCTTCCATGCCCTCTGCGATTGAAAGTATCCGCCTGGGAATCACCGACTATCTGTTGAAGCCGGTGAAATATGAAGATCTGCTGGCGAGTGTCAGAAGGGCGCTGGCCATTCCGAGTCGTGTTTTCCAGCGGAGCGAGAGCATCACTGCCCGCGAACAGAGTGAATTAGCGAAGCGGTTTCCGAAGATCGTTGGGGCAAGTGCTCCACTGATGGAGATACTGGATATTGTCGATCGTATCGCCGAGACCGATGTCAATGTATTGATTACCGGAGAGAGTGGGACCGGAAAAGAGGTGGTCGCGCAGACCATTCATGAGCACAGTCTGCGCAGTAAGGAAAACTTTCAGGTCATCGATTGCACGGCGATTCCGGAATCCCTGTTCGAATCGGTGCTGTTTGGTCATGTGAAAGGGGCCTTTACAGGCGCGGTGAACGACCAGGAAGGCTTGCTGAAACTGGCCGACAAGGGGACGGCGTTCTTTGATGAAATCGGTGAGTTGCCGGCTGCGTCGCAGTCGAAGCTGTTACGGGCGATTCAGGAATCCCGTTTTACACCTGTGGGAAAAAGTCAGGCTGTGCAGGTCGATACGCGATTCGTCTGTGCCACTAATCGGAAGCTGGAAGCCGAAGTGAGTGCCGGTCGTTTCCGCGGCGATCTGTATTATCGTCTGGGAGTGATTCATATCGAACTGCCTCCCCTGCGCGATCGGGAAGATGACGTCGTCTTACTGGCCGAACATTTTCTGAAACAGACGCTGAAGAAAAGTGGTCGCGCGTTGCAGTTTGCCCCGGAGACCCTGGAGTCTCTGCGGGAATACTCCTGGCCGGGAAATATTCGGGAGTTGAAGAATGTGATCGAACGTGCCGTTGCGTTGACGCGTGGGGCGACGATTGAAAGGACCGAGCTTCCTGAATCACTACTTAACCCCCCGGCGGATCTCCAGCACGATTCCAGTGGCGTGGCCGAGGGATCGCGCGATGAGGCCATTGAAAACGCCGAGTATCAGTACCTGACCGCTTTACTGGAGAGGCATGAGGGGAATATCTCCCAGGCCGCGCAGCAGGCCGGTCTGTCGCGTCAGGGGCTGCATAAACTGCTGAACAAACACAATATTTCTGCAGCTGATTTTCGCTCGTAAAAAATCAGGCAGCGTGAGTGTCTCTCCCAGTGACTGTCAACACGAGGCGACACCTGTCAGTCTCCGTTCACACCCTGTGGCTGCGTTATCTGAACTACTGACTCAGTTAAACCGGGTAGTGTATAGACCATTGGATGTCGAATTGATGTCGCCGTTACAGAACTGACCCTGATGTAACGTACTGGTCTGAAACTTGCTCTAAGAGACCTTGAGTCCACGCGACTGGATGATGCGAATTACCGATGGAATACGAGTATCGACTGATAGTTTTGAAGTCAGGAAAAGGAAGATGAATTTTAAACCGAAACAGATCGTAATCACCAGGAACGATTATTATAAACTCTCGCGCCTGTTAAACAGCGAGTACACCCAGGCAATTGGGAACAAGCCGTACCTGACCGGTCTACGGAGTGAACTGGAGGCTGCGGTGATTGTCGATCCTGAAGAGATCAGCCCCGATGTGGTGACGATGAATTCCAAGGTCACCCTGGTCGATC encodes the following:
- a CDS encoding sigma-54 dependent transcriptional regulator — its product is MSEKQTPRILIADDEPLYLKTTGQLLRKAGFDCVCVSNAGAAIEKLEAEPFDLILSDLNMPGNLKLELLHQGRSNWPHIPLIVVTGVPSMPSAIESIRLGITDYLLKPVKYEDLLASVRRALAIPSRVFQRSESITAREQSELAKRFPKIVGASAPLMEILDIVDRIAETDVNVLITGESGTGKEVVAQTIHEHSLRSKENFQVIDCTAIPESLFESVLFGHVKGAFTGAVNDQEGLLKLADKGTAFFDEIGELPAASQSKLLRAIQESRFTPVGKSQAVQVDTRFVCATNRKLEAEVSAGRFRGDLYYRLGVIHIELPPLRDREDDVVLLAEHFLKQTLKKSGRALQFAPETLESLREYSWPGNIRELKNVIERAVALTRGATIERTELPESLLNPPADLQHDSSGVAEGSRDEAIENAEYQYLTALLERHEGNISQAAQQAGLSRQGLHKLLNKHNISAADFRS
- a CDS encoding HAMP domain-containing sensor histidine kinase encodes the protein YELLELIDSEIERISSITHQMYQLYRPSSHDATTFSLSRAIEDVVCLSQPAAAKAGVAINWEPDREEIQVTLPEGEVKQILLNLIQNAIQASPEGSAVRLEVGAGDATVSVAVIDQGEGIQPTDLPQIFDPFFTTKVGDSKQGMGLGLSVSRSLIEAMGGTIEVASQPGEGAVFTANFPVADPPGNR
- a CDS encoding GreA/GreB family elongation factor encodes the protein MNFKPKQIVITRNDYYKLSRLLNSEYTQAIGNKPYLTGLRSELEAAVIVDPEEISPDVVTMNSKVTLVDLDINEDETYVLVYPDQANIASGRLSILTPIGTAILGCKAGDVVSGNASRMQIKEIVFQPERARVPS